One window of bacterium genomic DNA carries:
- a CDS encoding inositol-3-phosphate synthase, whose product MSKIRVAIVGVGNCASSLVQGVEFYRDAAADETIPGLMHPVLGDYSIDDIQFVAAFDVDATKVGQDLSKAISAGENNTTAFAEVPQMDVTVQRGPTLDGIGAYLTGVVEESAAPEVDVAEELRKARADVVVSYLPVGSQEATEFYARQALEAGCAFVNCIPVFIARTEEWAERFRRAGLPIVGDDIKSQVGATILHRTLVNLFQDRGVKVDRTYQLNFGGNTDFLNMLERSRLVSKKESKTKAVTSQMETRLPVEDIHVGPSDHVPWLTDRKWAHIRLEGTAFGNTPLNAEVKLEVWDSPNSAGVVIDALRCAKIGLDRGMAGPLYEASAYFMKSPPRQMRDEVAREALEAFIEG is encoded by the coding sequence GTGAGCAAGATTCGGGTAGCGATCGTCGGGGTGGGCAACTGTGCATCCTCCCTAGTACAGGGTGTCGAGTTCTACCGCGACGCGGCCGCGGACGAGACCATTCCCGGCCTGATGCATCCGGTGCTGGGCGACTACAGCATCGACGACATCCAGTTCGTGGCCGCCTTCGACGTGGATGCCACCAAGGTGGGTCAGGACCTGTCCAAGGCAATCTCCGCCGGAGAGAACAACACCACGGCCTTCGCCGAAGTCCCCCAGATGGACGTGACCGTGCAACGTGGACCGACCCTGGACGGGATCGGCGCCTACCTGACCGGCGTGGTGGAGGAATCGGCGGCGCCCGAGGTAGACGTGGCCGAGGAGCTACGCAAGGCCCGCGCCGACGTGGTGGTCTCGTACCTGCCGGTCGGATCGCAGGAAGCCACCGAGTTCTATGCCCGCCAGGCCCTGGAAGCCGGCTGCGCCTTCGTCAACTGCATCCCGGTGTTCATCGCGCGCACCGAGGAATGGGCGGAACGCTTCCGCCGGGCCGGACTGCCGATCGTGGGCGACGACATCAAGTCACAGGTCGGCGCCACCATCCTGCACCGCACTCTCGTCAACCTCTTCCAGGATCGCGGAGTGAAGGTCGACCGGACCTACCAGCTCAATTTCGGCGGGAACACCGACTTCCTGAACATGCTGGAGCGGAGCCGCCTCGTCTCGAAGAAGGAGTCCAAGACCAAGGCGGTCACCAGCCAGATGGAGACCCGGCTTCCCGTCGAGGACATCCACGTGGGTCCCTCGGACCACGTCCCCTGGCTCACCGACCGCAAGTGGGCGCACATCCGCCTCGAGGGGACCGCCTTCGGGAACACCCCCCTCAATGCCGAGGTGAAGCTGGAGGTGTGGGACAGTCCCAACTCGGCCGGCGTGGTGATCGACGCCCTCCGCTGCGCCAAGATCGGTCTGGACCGAGGTATGGCTGGTCCGCTCTACGAGGCCAGCGCCTACTTCATGAAGTCACCACCCCGCCAGATGCGGGACGAGGTCGCCCGCGAGGCCCTCGAAGCCTTCATCGAGGGATAG
- a CDS encoding ABC transporter ATP-binding protein: MTLGGAGQGGLTIEGLTKTFRPKSGPVFALDGVDMLVEPGEFVTLIGPSGCGKSTLFNIVAGLEAFDSGHIRLDGTPSHDRLGEIAYMFQKDLLFQWRTVMGNAVLGLEMDGLSRREARERIGPYLERFGLSEFADAYPDQLSGGMRQRVAFLRTMVQERSIMLLDEPFGALDSYTRTNLQQWLMGVWEEIRTTVLFITHDVAEAVYLSDRVYVMTPRPGRIQAVLDIELPRPREAGIEITDAFLRLERNLKAELHLHGKEDHDG; this comes from the coding sequence GTGACCTTGGGAGGGGCGGGACAGGGAGGCCTGACGATCGAGGGTCTGACCAAGACCTTCCGTCCCAAGTCGGGTCCGGTCTTCGCCCTCGACGGTGTCGACATGTTGGTCGAGCCAGGGGAGTTCGTGACCTTGATCGGGCCTAGCGGGTGCGGAAAGAGCACCCTCTTCAACATCGTTGCCGGCCTCGAAGCGTTCGACTCGGGCCACATCCGGCTTGACGGCACCCCCAGCCATGATCGGCTGGGCGAGATCGCCTACATGTTCCAGAAGGACCTCCTCTTCCAGTGGCGGACCGTCATGGGCAATGCCGTCCTAGGCCTCGAGATGGACGGCCTCTCCCGTAGGGAGGCGAGAGAGCGCATCGGCCCGTACCTCGAGCGCTTCGGGCTGTCCGAGTTCGCCGACGCCTACCCCGACCAACTGTCCGGAGGCATGCGGCAACGCGTCGCCTTCCTGCGGACGATGGTCCAGGAGAGGTCAATCATGCTGCTTGACGAGCCGTTCGGCGCGCTGGACAGCTACACGAGGACCAACCTGCAGCAATGGCTGATGGGGGTCTGGGAGGAGATCCGCACCACCGTGCTGTTCATAACCCACGACGTCGCCGAGGCCGTGTACCTGTCGGACCGGGTGTACGTCATGACACCCCGCCCAGGTCGGATCCAGGCCGTGCTCGACATCGAACTACCGCGTCCACGGGAGGCCGGGATCGAGATTACGGACGCGTTCCTTCGCCTGGAACGCAACCTCAAAGCCGAGCTGCATCTGCATGGGAAAGAGGATCATGACGGTTGA
- a CDS encoding ABC transporter ATP-binding protein produces the protein MSLALEFRGITKRFPGVLANDAIDMRVEAGHIHAVVGENGAGKTTLMSILFGLYPADAGEILVNGEPARFSSALEAIRAGLGMVHQAFRLFPTLSVADNVVFREEPTRRGMIDRAAGVERVGALAERYGLAVDPKAVVETLPVGVLQRVEILKALYRDARILILDEPTAVLTPQERDKLFEVIRRLRDAGRTILFITHKLGEVMAVSDRVTVLRDGRSVADLVTADTNPTEIARHMTGRQVDLDRRASAREAGADVLTVTDLTVTGQHGRDAVKNVSLEVRSGEIVGVAGIAGNGQSELIEAVTGLRDVPEGSIHLNGDDMTASEVSTRRLSGMAYIPEDRYGVGTSHRATVSNNLLLGHQRRDGFQSRGWFDRKVVRDHARRLIETYGIRSGPISSPVSNLSGGNLQKVVVAREMSHGAPLLIAEQPTRGVDIAAIEFIHDRLITFRDGGGAVLLISAELSEILALSTRILVMFDGRIVAELDPAEVDEAGIGYYMTGAHEEGLGG, from the coding sequence ATGAGCCTGGCCCTCGAGTTCCGAGGCATAACCAAGCGATTCCCCGGTGTCCTGGCGAACGACGCCATCGACATGAGGGTGGAGGCCGGACACATCCACGCCGTGGTGGGCGAGAACGGCGCCGGCAAGACCACGCTGATGTCGATCCTGTTCGGGCTGTATCCGGCCGACGCCGGGGAGATCCTGGTGAACGGTGAACCGGCCAGGTTCTCCTCGGCGCTCGAGGCCATCCGGGCCGGACTCGGAATGGTCCACCAGGCTTTCCGGCTCTTCCCCACGCTGAGCGTGGCGGACAACGTCGTGTTCCGGGAGGAGCCGACCCGGCGGGGCATGATCGACCGGGCCGCCGGCGTGGAGCGCGTAGGCGCCCTGGCGGAGCGGTACGGCCTGGCGGTCGACCCTAAGGCCGTGGTCGAGACGCTCCCGGTAGGGGTGCTGCAGCGGGTTGAGATCCTCAAGGCCCTCTACCGGGATGCCCGGATCCTGATCCTCGACGAGCCCACCGCCGTCCTCACCCCTCAGGAGCGGGACAAGCTCTTCGAGGTCATCCGGCGCCTGCGTGACGCCGGCCGCACCATCCTGTTTATCACCCACAAGCTCGGCGAGGTGATGGCCGTCTCCGACCGGGTGACAGTGCTCAGGGATGGCCGGTCGGTGGCGGACCTCGTGACCGCCGACACCAACCCCACCGAGATTGCCCGGCACATGACCGGGAGGCAGGTCGATCTGGATCGCCGGGCATCCGCCCGCGAGGCGGGAGCCGACGTGCTGACGGTGACCGATCTCACCGTGACGGGCCAGCACGGGCGGGACGCGGTCAAGAACGTGTCGCTGGAGGTGCGGTCCGGTGAGATCGTGGGCGTGGCAGGGATCGCCGGCAACGGCCAGAGCGAACTCATCGAGGCCGTGACCGGTCTCCGGGACGTGCCCGAGGGCTCGATCCACCTGAACGGGGACGACATGACCGCCTCCGAGGTATCGACGCGGCGTCTTTCCGGGATGGCGTACATACCGGAGGATCGGTACGGGGTAGGTACCAGCCACCGGGCCACCGTATCGAACAACCTTCTCCTGGGCCACCAGCGAAGGGACGGGTTCCAGAGCAGGGGGTGGTTCGACCGCAAGGTGGTACGGGATCACGCCAGACGCCTGATCGAGACCTACGGCATCCGATCCGGACCCATCAGCTCCCCGGTATCGAACCTCTCGGGAGGGAACCTCCAGAAGGTGGTGGTGGCCCGGGAGATGTCCCATGGCGCCCCGCTGCTCATCGCCGAGCAACCCACCCGGGGCGTCGACATAGCGGCCATCGAGTTCATCCATGATCGCCTGATCACCTTCCGTGACGGGGGCGGGGCCGTACTGCTCATTTCGGCCGAACTGTCAGAGATCCTGGCCCTGAGCACGCGAATCCTGGTGATGTTCGACGGGCGGATCGTGGCCGAACTGGATCCCGCGGAGGTCGACGAGGCCGGCATCGGCTACTACATGACCGGCGCCCACGAGGAGGGGCTCGGTGGCTGA
- a CDS encoding BMP family ABC transporter substrate-binding protein, whose product MSRPLKILVLILALAVVGAACGDSGDDAPATTAATATTAAPTTTAAPTTTMAPEDPISLIYVTPNPMGVNSFLILGEVGTRRAAERHGGTWKTFESVDDTTRRANIEAAIDEAPDVIVLTTFTLTEMADEYSKANPDQQFILIDSCPDEPAPNLHCGVFREHEGAYLLGVMAGHLSEAKKIGSVVALDIPFFKRWWESFWVGAQSVDPSIENSAVFIAGDNPFSDPARAKELALSLAAQGLDHIFAVGAGSNGGVFEAAAEAGFVSYGVDINQCPEAPGYIVDNNMKLVDAVVDQLIEQVLAGTAGPMVAFGLAEGGTGVMALHPDLATSECLIADHPDIVAEVEKVAAGIIDGSIVVTDPLFG is encoded by the coding sequence ATGTCCAGACCCCTGAAGATCCTGGTGCTCATACTGGCGCTGGCCGTAGTGGGGGCCGCGTGCGGGGACTCCGGCGACGACGCGCCCGCCACCACAGCCGCGACCGCCACCACAGCCGCGCCGACCACCACGGCCGCGCCGACCACCACGATGGCGCCCGAGGATCCGATCAGCCTGATCTACGTGACCCCCAACCCGATGGGCGTCAACAGCTTCCTGATCCTGGGCGAGGTCGGTACCAGGCGGGCGGCGGAGCGCCACGGTGGTACCTGGAAGACCTTCGAATCGGTGGACGACACCACCCGGCGGGCCAACATAGAGGCGGCCATCGACGAGGCTCCGGACGTGATCGTGCTCACTACCTTCACGCTGACCGAGATGGCGGACGAGTACTCCAAGGCCAACCCGGACCAGCAGTTCATTCTCATCGACTCCTGCCCCGACGAACCGGCCCCCAACCTCCACTGCGGCGTGTTCCGCGAGCACGAGGGCGCCTACCTGCTAGGCGTTATGGCCGGCCACCTGTCGGAGGCGAAGAAGATCGGCTCCGTAGTGGCCCTCGATATCCCATTCTTCAAGCGCTGGTGGGAGAGCTTCTGGGTCGGCGCCCAGTCGGTGGATCCCTCGATCGAGAACTCGGCCGTGTTCATCGCCGGCGACAACCCGTTCTCCGACCCGGCCCGGGCCAAGGAACTGGCCCTCTCGCTGGCCGCGCAAGGACTGGACCACATCTTTGCCGTGGGCGCCGGTTCCAACGGTGGTGTGTTCGAAGCGGCGGCGGAAGCCGGATTCGTGTCCTACGGCGTGGACATAAACCAGTGTCCGGAAGCCCCCGGGTACATAGTCGACAACAACATGAAACTCGTGGACGCGGTGGTCGACCAGCTCATCGAGCAGGTGCTGGCCGGTACCGCCGGACCGATGGTCGCCTTCGGTCTGGCCGAGGGTGGCACCGGCGTGATGGCCCTCCACCCCGACCTTGCCACCAGCGAGTGCCTGATTGCCGATCATCCGGACATCGTCGCGGAGGTTGAGAAGGTCGCGGCGGGGATCATTGACGGCTCGATCGTGGTAACCGATCCGTTGTTCGGCTGA
- a CDS encoding ABC transporter permease: MAEQAPGAPVGLGSKIGNVAGHPALFSLVFAFALGWVIVSLTGGDAWFAYREMFDGAITGSGLRNTLARAIPIVGMALAVSVAFRSGVINLGGEGQMVVGGLAGTVVAIYMPGPGQLVIPVAMLVGGLAGAIWAMLPALGQTRLRLPILITSLLLNYVARAMTGYLVRFRLLDDSVTLTSTEQVPDTARMPKMPVFGGVSYSLLLVVILVIVIWVVYGRSVSGYETRMAGLNGRFARYGGIQVERQTVYVMVVAGAIGGVIGTHMILGDAYRYIDGELVLSGLAWTGLLVALLANNHPLLILAAGLLFSGLQIGGLAMQRNAEVSWRLAQVLQALVIVAVASRLTFTWFKRRTGRDVSVGEVEPAGVGEV, encoded by the coding sequence GTGGCTGAGCAGGCGCCGGGCGCCCCGGTCGGCCTCGGCTCGAAGATCGGGAACGTGGCGGGGCATCCCGCCCTGTTCTCGCTGGTTTTCGCCTTCGCCCTGGGCTGGGTGATCGTATCCTTGACAGGTGGGGATGCCTGGTTCGCCTACCGGGAGATGTTCGACGGCGCGATCACGGGCTCGGGGCTGCGCAACACCCTGGCCAGGGCCATACCGATCGTAGGAATGGCCCTAGCCGTGTCGGTGGCATTCCGCTCGGGCGTCATCAACCTGGGTGGCGAGGGCCAGATGGTGGTGGGCGGCCTCGCCGGAACCGTCGTGGCCATCTACATGCCGGGACCGGGCCAACTGGTCATCCCGGTGGCCATGCTGGTCGGCGGCCTGGCCGGGGCCATTTGGGCCATGCTTCCCGCCCTGGGACAGACCCGGCTCCGACTACCCATCCTGATCACCAGCCTGCTGCTCAACTACGTGGCCCGGGCCATGACCGGCTACCTGGTGCGGTTCCGGCTCCTGGACGACAGCGTGACCCTCACCTCCACCGAGCAGGTTCCCGACACCGCCCGCATGCCCAAGATGCCCGTGTTCGGGGGCGTGAGCTACTCCCTCTTGCTGGTGGTGATCCTGGTCATCGTCATCTGGGTGGTGTACGGACGCAGCGTGTCGGGCTACGAAACCCGGATGGCCGGCCTGAACGGGCGCTTCGCCCGCTACGGCGGGATCCAGGTGGAGCGCCAGACGGTCTACGTGATGGTGGTGGCCGGCGCCATCGGCGGGGTGATCGGCACCCACATGATCCTGGGCGATGCCTACCGCTATATCGACGGAGAGCTGGTACTGAGCGGGCTGGCCTGGACGGGACTCCTGGTGGCGCTCCTGGCCAACAACCATCCACTCCTGATCCTGGCGGCCGGTCTCCTCTTCTCGGGCCTTCAGATCGGAGGACTGGCCATGCAACGCAACGCCGAAGTCTCCTGGCGCCTCGCCCAGGTACTCCAGGCCCTGGTGATCGTGGCGGTGGCCAGCCGGCTCACCTTCACGTGGTTCAAGCGAAGAACCGGCCGGGACGTATCCGTCGGCGAGGTCGAGCCGGCCGGAGTCGGAGAGGTCTAG
- a CDS encoding ABC transporter substrate-binding protein yields MTYRPEQGRKSIARKLFIGLSVLLLVAVACGESEPEATSAATTAAPATTAAPDTTAAPDTTAAPDTTAAPDTTAAPDTTAAPDTTAAPPERATVRIALDFIPNTNHAGIFIARSMGLFERENLDVEVVPWAFTVTGVLVEAGDADLGIAYPPDLLREVALGSSLKIVAAIIQENNVALVVPADSPYQTAADLGAAESYGGYGTPHERPLVTEMLTAAGAATPGDFQEVVLQGGAIEALIEDRVDFSAVFQGWSEIAARLRGTELRLFPYVDFIPEIVYPDVVFIARSEMIEQQPDVLARALKALGEAYTFAAENPDQAADILIGEVTDLQQSEPLVRESAHYRAAQYLNDDGVWGCVQTSHFAGIGGLLERSGVLLDEEGEVVTAPEFSVYATNELLPDC; encoded by the coding sequence ATGACGTACCGGCCGGAGCAGGGGCGGAAGAGCATCGCCCGCAAGCTTTTCATTGGTCTGTCCGTTCTGTTACTGGTGGCAGTCGCGTGCGGGGAGAGCGAGCCTGAGGCCACATCGGCTGCCACTACCGCGGCGCCCGCCACCACCGCCGCTCCGGATACCACCGCGGCGCCCGATACCACCGCCGCTCCGGACACGACCGCGGCGCCCGATACCACTGCCGCTCCGGATACCACCGCGGCGCCCGATACCACCGCCGCTCCCCCGGAGCGGGCCACGGTCAGGATTGCCCTCGACTTCATACCCAACACCAACCACGCCGGCATCTTCATCGCCCGTTCGATGGGCCTGTTCGAGCGTGAGAACCTGGATGTCGAGGTCGTTCCGTGGGCATTCACGGTCACGGGTGTTCTCGTCGAGGCAGGGGACGCCGACCTAGGTATCGCGTACCCACCCGATCTGCTCCGAGAGGTGGCACTCGGTTCGTCGCTGAAGATCGTGGCGGCCATCATCCAGGAGAACAACGTGGCACTGGTCGTTCCTGCTGACTCTCCGTACCAGACAGCGGCCGACCTGGGCGCGGCCGAGTCGTACGGTGGCTATGGCACGCCGCACGAGAGGCCGCTCGTCACCGAGATGCTCACCGCGGCCGGAGCTGCTACGCCAGGGGACTTCCAAGAAGTAGTGCTGCAAGGTGGAGCGATCGAGGCCCTGATCGAGGACCGCGTCGACTTCAGCGCGGTGTTCCAGGGGTGGAGCGAGATCGCCGCCCGGTTGCGCGGTACCGAACTCCGTCTCTTCCCCTACGTCGACTTCATTCCGGAGATTGTCTATCCGGACGTCGTCTTCATCGCCCGATCCGAGATGATCGAGCAGCAACCCGACGTACTCGCTAGGGCCCTGAAAGCTCTGGGTGAGGCATACACGTTCGCGGCGGAGAACCCCGACCAAGCGGCCGACATTCTCATCGGCGAGGTTACGGACCTCCAGCAGAGCGAGCCGCTGGTGAGGGAAAGCGCCCATTACCGGGCCGCCCAGTATCTCAATGACGACGGGGTCTGGGGCTGCGTGCAGACGTCTCACTTCGCTGGAATAGGTGGTCTACTCGAGCGGTCCGGCGTGCTTCTGGACGAGGAGGGCGAAGTGGTGACGGCACCCGAGTTCTCGGTGTACGCAACCAACGAACTCCTACCCGATTGTTGA
- a CDS encoding ABC transporter permease produces the protein MFDQLFDAALFDSVIRAMIPILLAALGGMICERAGVFQIAMEGMMLSGAFAAVAGSYLAVYSGLGVVFAVGAGVLISLMLAFGAVSRRGDPIVLGIALNLMAIGLTGFLLPQIFGVRGVFQHERIDGLERLAIPGLSDIPWIGPVLFNQTILAYVAFLLVPFLWLVLFRTPIGLRLRGVGERPLAAESLGVSPIAYKYGAVIASGVLSGLAGAQLALGNVVQFAENMSSGRGWVAVVAVMLGRAHPFAVFGASLLFAFAEGLGFRLQGNGLPVQITDALPFLVTLIALIAARKRFARLLDLTTGG, from the coding sequence ATGTTCGACCAGCTCTTCGACGCCGCTCTCTTCGACTCTGTGATCCGAGCCATGATCCCGATCCTGCTGGCCGCGCTCGGAGGGATGATCTGCGAGCGGGCGGGCGTGTTCCAGATCGCGATGGAAGGGATGATGCTGTCCGGCGCCTTCGCGGCGGTGGCCGGCTCCTACCTGGCGGTCTACAGCGGCCTGGGAGTGGTGTTCGCGGTGGGCGCCGGGGTGCTGATCTCGCTCATGCTGGCCTTCGGTGCGGTGAGCAGGCGCGGCGACCCCATCGTGCTGGGTATCGCCCTGAACCTGATGGCCATCGGGCTGACCGGCTTCCTCCTTCCACAGATCTTCGGGGTGCGGGGAGTGTTCCAGCACGAACGCATCGACGGGTTGGAGCGGCTGGCCATCCCCGGACTGTCCGACATCCCCTGGATCGGGCCTGTCCTGTTCAACCAGACGATCCTGGCGTACGTGGCCTTCCTGCTGGTGCCCTTCCTCTGGCTGGTCCTGTTCCGCACTCCCATCGGGCTGCGGCTGCGCGGGGTCGGGGAGCGTCCGTTGGCGGCCGAGTCCCTCGGGGTGAGCCCCATCGCCTACAAGTACGGGGCGGTGATCGCCTCCGGCGTGCTGTCCGGCCTGGCGGGCGCCCAGCTGGCGCTCGGGAACGTGGTGCAGTTCGCCGAGAACATGTCCAGCGGGCGAGGCTGGGTGGCGGTGGTGGCGGTCATGCTGGGCCGCGCCCATCCGTTCGCCGTGTTCGGCGCCAGCCTGCTGTTCGCGTTCGCTGAAGGGCTCGGGTTCCGGCTCCAGGGCAACGGGCTCCCGGTCCAGATCACCGACGCCCTACCGTTCCTGGTGACCCTGATCGCCCTGATCGCCGCCCGCAAGCGCTTCGCCCGCCTCCTGGACCTCACCACCGGCGGCTAG
- a CDS encoding ABC transporter permease: MGWPPLVTVLLVLSAWEFFVRWQDIRPAVLPTPTDVLDAMWDDRANLWGATWITLQTVFLGFGSALVLAVVIGVLVDSFGWVRRSIYPVIVVSQTLPIVAIAPLVVIWFGFGISSHAFVVAMYTFFPVAVALAQGLASTDQDAMNLLRTMGAGRVRLLLKVRFPSALSQLFTGARVAMSFAVIAAVIAQFVGAVEGLGIYMLTMKNALRTDLVFGAVTVSSAVTLLLFGGVVVLQRLVMPWYRPKTQGDAR; encoded by the coding sequence ATGGGTTGGCCGCCTCTGGTTACCGTGCTGCTTGTCCTATCGGCATGGGAGTTCTTCGTTCGCTGGCAGGACATACGGCCGGCGGTCCTGCCGACCCCCACGGATGTTCTGGATGCGATGTGGGACGACCGTGCCAACCTGTGGGGCGCCACCTGGATCACGCTGCAGACGGTGTTTCTCGGATTCGGGTCTGCGCTGGTCTTAGCGGTCGTAATCGGGGTCCTAGTCGATAGCTTCGGCTGGGTGAGGCGCAGTATCTATCCGGTGATAGTGGTGTCCCAGACCCTGCCGATAGTCGCCATCGCGCCCCTCGTCGTGATCTGGTTCGGGTTCGGGATCTCGTCCCATGCATTCGTGGTCGCCATGTACACCTTCTTCCCGGTGGCCGTCGCCCTCGCCCAGGGCTTGGCGTCCACGGACCAGGACGCTATGAACCTGCTGAGAACGATGGGGGCAGGCCGGGTCCGTCTCCTTCTGAAGGTGCGTTTTCCTAGCGCGCTCTCACAGCTGTTTACGGGTGCCAGGGTGGCTATGTCGTTCGCGGTGATTGCGGCGGTGATCGCCCAGTTCGTCGGAGCGGTCGAAGGCCTCGGGATCTACATGCTCACCATGAAGAACGCGTTACGGACGGACCTCGTCTTCGGGGCGGTGACGGTCAGCTCGGCTGTCACCCTTCTCCTGTTCGGAGGGGTGGTGGTCCTGCAGCGGCTCGTCATGCCGTGGTACCGGCCCAAGACGCAGGGAGATGCCCGGTGA
- a CDS encoding LysR family transcriptional regulator → MDVPVLNFRSLRYLQEVERQGTFTEAAWVLGISQPALSHSLAELSKRLGVPLFRKDGRRRVLTEAGQRVLRYADQVIGQTGDLLRWLDSWQRGEVGSLRVGLIDTVGLYTLPPGLSRLQRERPGIELQLVVGESAELLSMLDRYRVDLALVVGPAGSRYNSEAIAEEEMRAYSLPDDMAGSPDSGSGPATPAGWALYPSGSRTRQLIDDGLARMGIHPEVALESAHPTVLRQMAVLGYARTVLPRQVATAGDDSGLTEGPLVAIRPIEAVWRSGEDLDPRAARLIELVRGGNPRESFDPAENSGLAAGGEVQEAGEALAGGDQGDQGHQER, encoded by the coding sequence ATGGATGTGCCTGTACTGAACTTCCGGAGCCTGCGCTACCTCCAGGAGGTGGAGCGCCAAGGAACATTCACGGAGGCGGCTTGGGTGCTGGGCATCAGCCAGCCGGCCCTTTCCCATTCATTGGCCGAACTCTCCAAACGGCTGGGGGTGCCGTTGTTCAGGAAGGACGGGCGGCGGCGAGTGCTCACCGAGGCCGGGCAGCGGGTGCTGCGCTATGCGGATCAGGTGATCGGCCAGACCGGGGATCTGCTCCGGTGGCTGGATAGCTGGCAGCGGGGGGAGGTCGGCTCCCTCCGGGTGGGGCTGATCGATACCGTCGGTCTCTACACCCTTCCCCCCGGCCTGTCCCGCTTGCAGCGGGAGCGGCCCGGGATCGAACTCCAGCTGGTGGTCGGCGAGTCGGCGGAACTGCTGTCCATGCTGGATCGATACAGGGTGGATCTGGCTCTCGTGGTCGGCCCGGCCGGTTCCCGTTACAACTCGGAGGCCATTGCCGAGGAGGAGATGCGTGCCTACTCGCTGCCGGATGACATGGCCGGCTCTCCGGACTCAGGATCGGGGCCTGCCACGCCTGCGGGCTGGGCGCTCTACCCGTCCGGTTCGCGCACCCGCCAACTCATCGACGACGGGTTGGCCAGAATGGGCATCCATCCCGAGGTGGCTCTCGAATCGGCTCACCCCACCGTGCTCCGCCAGATGGCGGTTCTCGGTTACGCCCGGACAGTGCTTCCCCGGCAGGTGGCGACCGCGGGGGACGACTCAGGCCTGACGGAAGGACCGCTGGTGGCCATCCGGCCGATCGAAGCGGTGTGGAGGTCGGGAGAGGACCTCGATCCTCGTGCTGCCCGCCTGATCGAGTTGGTCAGGGGCGGCAACCCACGGGAGAGCTTTGATCCGGCGGAAAACTCGGGGCTAGCCGCCGGTGGTGAGGTCCAGGAGGCGGGCGAAGCGCTTGCGGGCGGCGATCAGGGCGATCAGGGTCACCAGGAACGGTAG
- a CDS encoding amidohydrolase — translation MTVEAVLGTGNDSVILIRNAAVVTLNEAGDIFHDGHVLVRDGVVESCGAGPAPDVDGTRIIDAMGLAVMPGLVDLHFHTDIERGGYSESLEVEEALFEHWYPMMRSLDAETAYAGALHSYVRALRGGITMVNDMFRHVESLARAAREVGIRATLSSLVARPEDGLDVLEDNRAAFHACSGDVDDLVQVVMGIEWIPLATPAMLREAASLASELDTGLHLHLSESQAEVETCLSKFGARPTQVAYDHGLLGPRTVAAHCVWLTADDIALIAETRTHVSHNPAANSKLGEGIAPAVRLLEAGVNVGLGHDSTEGNNTMDMFDVMRTAAYLQRARYANPKLMPADQILRMGTANGARALGIDSGTIEPGRKADLILVEAEMEFFDSRSPAYRANLEPRLVFATNGNMVRTVIVDGRIVMEDRVIKTVDEAKVAERAREAVARLTRDRGSKGSS, via the coding sequence ATGACGGTTGAAGCTGTCCTTGGAACAGGCAATGACTCCGTCATCCTGATCAGGAACGCGGCGGTCGTGACTCTGAACGAAGCGGGAGACATATTCCATGACGGCCATGTCCTGGTAAGGGACGGAGTGGTGGAGTCCTGTGGCGCGGGGCCGGCCCCGGATGTCGACGGAACCCGAATAATCGACGCGATGGGCCTGGCGGTCATGCCGGGTCTCGTCGACCTACATTTCCACACCGACATCGAACGTGGTGGCTACTCAGAGTCTCTCGAAGTCGAGGAGGCCCTCTTCGAGCACTGGTACCCGATGATGCGGAGTCTGGACGCCGAGACCGCATACGCGGGTGCCCTCCACAGCTATGTCCGGGCCCTTCGGGGCGGCATCACCATGGTCAATGACATGTTCCGGCATGTCGAGTCGCTCGCCCGGGCGGCACGGGAGGTCGGCATCCGCGCCACCCTCAGCAGCCTGGTGGCCCGGCCTGAGGATGGGTTGGACGTCCTCGAGGACAACAGGGCTGCGTTCCATGCTTGCTCGGGCGACGTGGACGACCTGGTCCAGGTGGTCATGGGCATCGAGTGGATCCCCCTGGCCACGCCCGCCATGCTGCGCGAGGCGGCGAGCCTGGCCAGCGAACTCGATACCGGACTGCACCTCCATCTCAGCGAGTCGCAGGCAGAGGTCGAGACGTGCCTCAGCAAGTTCGGGGCCAGGCCGACCCAGGTTGCCTACGACCACGGGCTGCTGGGACCCCGGACTGTCGCGGCTCACTGCGTGTGGCTGACCGCCGACGACATCGCCTTGATCGCGGAGACCCGAACACATGTGTCCCACAATCCGGCTGCCAACTCGAAACTGGGAGAGGGGATCGCTCCTGCCGTCCGCCTACTGGAGGCGGGTGTCAACGTCGGGCTCGGACACGACTCGACAGAAGGCAACAACACCATGGACATGTTCGACGTAATGCGGACCGCGGCGTATCTGCAACGGGCCCGATATGCAAACCCAAAGCTCATGCCAGCGGACCAGATACTGAGAATGGGCACGGCCAACGGGGCGCGAGCCCTCGGGATCGACAGCGGCACCATCGAGCCGGGGCGCAAGGCGGATCTGATCCTCGTGGAGGCCGAGATGGAGTTCTTCGACAGCCGGTCCCCCGCATACAGGGCCAACCTGGAACCCAGGCTGGTCTTCGCCACAAACGGGAACATGGTCCGTACAGTGATCGTAGATGGGCGCATCGTGATGGAGGACCGGGTCATCAAGACCGTCGACGAAGCGAAAGTAGCGGAGCGAGCCCGCGAGGCGGTTGCGCGATTGACCCGGGACAGGGGATCGAAGGGATCATCGTGA